In a single window of the Labeo rohita strain BAU-BD-2019 chromosome 23, IGBB_LRoh.1.0, whole genome shotgun sequence genome:
- the frmd4bb gene encoding FERM domain-containing protein 4B isoform X3, producing the protein MAWGLVCGVEALLLRSGSFIWQIVVWMIRRCYLQRMRSCQQCLQTCFYLGEVYQMTEGRLCQVQLLDDRKLELLVQPKLLSRELLDLVSSHFNLKEKEYFGFTYVDDTGQCKWLQLDRRVLEHDFSKKSGPIALQFLVRFYIESISLLKEHTTVELFFLNAKSAIYNGDIEVESELVFKLAAHALQESKGDYTSDENTIADLKKLPALPTKVLKEHPSLAYCEERVIEHYKLLKGLSRGQAIVQYLTLVESLPTYGVHYYEVKDKQGIPWWLGISYKGIGQYDHQDKVKPRKLFQWKQLENLYFREKKFAVEVNDPHRRTVTKRTFGQTGLVIHTWYASHSLIKTIWVMAISQHQFYLNRKQCKAKITTARSLGDIAADLTENGASKMNKLSAGVKNQLIMASNGSLVSTGSADSEMNDDQKKEKLAELRKKEREIQDVLSQKLTELKEICLREAELTGKLPKEYPLIKGETPPHVRRRVGTAFKLDDLFPYNEDPYLRNLESRFALQQKIVEAAKKLAAETDISKLVRKKRRRNCLDAMQKLQEIEDEMNQYRLKKGQKPTQRASVIIADELAQSECSSLCDSLPLDDDDNQRPRSRSVQCSPCLSPPLSVSGLEYDTERRSSSSETHHDRALNRLDHEVQGSGHYYTPREVFSAQSSPCKTLPRMPKDPRSLPQTPVMPRNAYSSSQLRSEGHIRAFRHRSGSLESQSQLHSHCANKSAFPLSPSRRSNSTEVLDDCSSYNSMSSMDYCLPCSATPPYSQSHDYRLHRKVEIYGNTGSMPNLVPQNSSCYGYQQNHYGPTAYYVTGYPGYEYEPCSNGAYVYESELEGHYNINPTYPAHGYQGRSRNRHYGIEGSDNLSQNPYATVRPPRGRQGPLNEVLTKNMYKALVAEHLKGWYNRSAGHKDPGTYQLVYTYKYDRGSQHSLGYQTLPAPFSHSSRTNSFSSVSSTASGGGNWQNHLAMGLTDGELPDGPLSAGAYSPSYSRSPTHSSRFPSESAASHTSDPGEVFGAMASCSDADH; encoded by the exons ATGGCTTGGGGTTTAGTATGTGGGGTGGAAGCTCTGCTGCTGCGAAGTGGCAGTTTCATATGGCAGATCGTCGTGTGGATGATCCGGAGGTGTTACCTGCAGAGGATGAGATCATGCCAGCAGTGCCTACAAACTTGCTTCTATTTGGGCGAAGTCTATCAG ATGACCGAGGGACGACTCTGCCAGGTGCAGCTCCTGGACGACAGGAAGCTGGAGCTGTTGGTTCAG CCAAAGCTGTTGTCTCGTGAACTCCTGGATTTGGTCTCATCGCATTTTAACCTGAAAGAGAAGGAATACTTTGGATTCACCTATGTGGATGACAC CGGCCAGTGCAAATGGCTGCAGCTGGACCGCAGAGTGCTGGAACACGACTTCTCCAAGAAATCTGGGCCTATTGCGCTTCAGTTCCTGGTGAG GTTTTACATAGAGAGTATTTCGCTTCTAAAGGAGCACACAACTGTGGAGTTATTCTTTCTGAATGCCAAGTCCGCCATCTATAAT GGTGACATTGAGGTGGAGAGTGAGCTGGTTTTTAAATTAGCTGCTCATGCATTGCAG gAATCTAAAGGAGACTATACAAG TGATGAAAACACCATAGCAGATCTGAAGAAGCTTCCAGCATTGCCCACTAAAGTCCTGAAGGAGCATCCGTCTCTAGCATACTG CGAGGAGCGTGTGATTGAGCACTACAAGCTGTTGAAAGGACTCTCCAGAGGACAGGCCATTGTGCA GTATTTGACCCTGGTGGAGTCACTGCCCACATACGGAGTGCATTATTATGAAGtgaag GATAAACAAGGTATTCCATGGTGGCTGGGCATCAGCTATAAAGGCATTGGACAGTATGATCACCAAGATAAAGTAAAACCTCGAAAG CTCTTCCAGTGGAAGCAGTTGGAGAACTTGTACTTCAGAGAGAAGAAGTTTGCTGTGGAGGTGAATGATCCTCACAG GCGAACGGTGACTAAACGCACGTTTGGCCAGACGGGCCTGGTGATCCACACTTGGTATGCCAGTCACTCATTGATCAAAACCATCTGGGTCATGGCCATCAGCCAACACCAGTTCTACCTGAACAGAAAACAGTGCAAA GCAAAAATCACCACAGCCAGAAGTTTAGGAGACATCGCAGCTGACCTGACAGAGAACGGCGCATCAAAGATGAATAAACTGAGTGCAGGAGTGAAAAATCAGCTCATCATGGCCAGTAATGGGAGTCTGGTTTCAACAG GTTCGGCTGACTCTGAAATGAACGACGaccagaaaaaagaaaaacttgccgagttgagaaagaaagagagagagatccaGGATGTACTCAGCCAAAAACTAACAGAGCTGAAGGAAATATGCCTGCGAGAGGCT GAACTCACTGGCAAGCTCCCAAAAGAGTATCCTCTCATCAAAGGCGAAACCCCTCCTCATGTTCGGAGGAGAGTCGGGACGGCCTTCAAATTGGATGACCTTTTCCCATATAATGAG GATCCATACCTTAGAAATTTGGAGAGCCGCTTTGCGTTGCAGCAGAAAATCGTGGAGGCAGCCAAGAAGCTAGCTGCTGAGACTGACATCTCTAAATtagtgaggaaaaaaaggagGAGGAATTGTCTGGATGCCATGCAAAAGCTGCAGGAGATTGAGGATGAAATGAACCAATACAGACTGAAGAAAGGACAGAAACCCACACAGAGAGCTTCTGTGATCATAGCCG ATGAACTGGCTCAGTCCGAGTGCAGCTCCCTTTGTGATAGTCTTCCTCTAGATGACG ATGATAACCAGAGGCCACGTTCCCGCTCCGTCCAGTGTTCCCCATGTCTCAGTCCTCCTCTGTCAGTATCCGGCCTGGAATATGACACTGAGAGACGATCCTCATCCAGCGAAACACACCACGATAGAGCTCTTAACAG ATTAGATCATGAGGTCCAAGGGTCGGGACATTATTACACCCCCCGAGAGGTGTTCTCTGCCCAAAGCAGTCCGTGTAAAACTTTACCTAGAATGCCGAAGGACCCTCGCAGCTTACCGCAAACCCCCGTCATGCCCCGTAATGCCTACAGCAGCAGCCAACTCAG GTCGGAAGGTCACATCCGTGCTTTTCGGCACCGCAGTGGCAGTTTGGAGTCTCAGTCGCAACTTCATTCTCACTGCGCAAACAAGTCGGCCTTCCCGCTGTCTCCCTCCCGTCGTAGCAATAGCACTGAGGTGTTGGACGACTGCTCGTCCTATAACAGCATGTCCAGCATGGACTACTGCCTCCCCTGCTCGGCCACTCCTCCCTACTCGCAATCCCACGACTACCGACTCCATCGCAAAGTGGAGATCTACGGCAATACAGGAAGCATGCCCAACTTGGTCCCTCAAAACTCCAGCTGTTATGGCTACCAGCAGAATCACTACGGCCCGACCGCATACTACGTGACTGGCTATCCCGGCTACGAATATGAGCCGTGTTCTAACGGAGCTTACGTTTATGAGAGTGAACTTGAGGGTCACTATAACATCAACCCCACTTACCCAGCACATGGTTACCAGGGTCGTAGTCGGAACAGACATTATGGAATAGAGGGGTCGGATAATTTGTCACAGAATCCATATGCCACTGTGAGGCCCCCTAGGGGAAGACAGGGACCACTGAATGAGGTGTTGACAAAGAACATGTACAAGGCTTTGGTGGCAGAGCATTTGAAGGGCTGGTACAATCGCAGTGCTGGGCACAAGGACCCAGGTACATATCAGCTAGTGTATACTTACAAATATGACCGAGGTTCTCAGCACAGCCTGGGGTACCAGACGCTGCCTGCACCCTTCAGCCACTCAAGCCGAACCAACTCGTTCTCCTCAG TGTCGTCTACTGCCAGTGGAGGGGGAAACTGGCAGAACCATTTAGCCATGGGTCTGACTGATGGTGAACTGCCAGACGGTCCCTTGAGCGCTGGGGCCTACAGTCCTTCATACAGTCGCAGTCCTACACACAGCAG
- the frmd4bb gene encoding FERM domain-containing protein 4B isoform X1 — MAWGLVCGVEALLLRSGSFIWQIVVWMIRRCYLQRMRSCQQCLQTCFYLGEVYQMTEGRLCQVQLLDDRKLELLVQPKLLSRELLDLVSSHFNLKEKEYFGFTYVDDTGQCKWLQLDRRVLEHDFSKKSGPIALQFLVRFYIESISLLKEHTTVELFFLNAKSAIYNGDIEVESELVFKLAAHALQESKGDYTSDENTIADLKKLPALPTKVLKEHPSLAYCEERVIEHYKLLKGLSRGQAIVQYLTLVESLPTYGVHYYEVKDKQGIPWWLGISYKGIGQYDHQDKVKPRKLFQWKQLENLYFREKKFAVEVNDPHRRTVTKRTFGQTGLVIHTWYASHSLIKTIWVMAISQHQFYLNRKQCKAKITTARSLGDIAADLTENGASKMNKLSAGVKNQLIMASNGSLVSTGSADSEMNDDQKKEKLAELRKKEREIQDVLSQKLTELKEICLREAELTGKLPKEYPLIKGETPPHVRRRVGTAFKLDDLFPYNEDPYLRNLESRFALQQKIVEAAKKLAAETDISKLVRKKRRRNCLDAMQKLQEIEDEMNQYRLKKGQKPTQRASVIIADELAQSECSSLCDSLPLDDEDDNQRPRSRSVQCSPCLSPPLSVSGLEYDTERRSSSSETHHDRALNRLDHEVQGSGHYYTPREVFSAQSSPCKTLPRMPKDPRSLPQTPVMPRNAYSSSQLRSEGHIRAFRHRSGSLESQSQLHSHCANKSAFPLSPSRRSNSTEVLDDCSSYNSMSSMDYCLPCSATPPYSQSHDYRLHRKVEIYGNTGSMPNLVPQNSSCYGYQQNHYGPTAYYVTGYPGYEYEPCSNGAYVYESELEGHYNINPTYPAHGYQGRSRNRHYGIEGSDNLSQNPYATVRPPRGRQGPLNEVLTKNMYKALVAEHLKGWYNRSAGHKDPGTYQLVYTYKYDRGSQHSLGYQTLPAPFSHSSRTNSFSSVSSTASGGGNWQNHLAMGLTDGELPDGPLSAGAYSPSYSRSPTHSSRFPSESAASHTSDPGEVFGAMASCSDADH, encoded by the exons ATGGCTTGGGGTTTAGTATGTGGGGTGGAAGCTCTGCTGCTGCGAAGTGGCAGTTTCATATGGCAGATCGTCGTGTGGATGATCCGGAGGTGTTACCTGCAGAGGATGAGATCATGCCAGCAGTGCCTACAAACTTGCTTCTATTTGGGCGAAGTCTATCAG ATGACCGAGGGACGACTCTGCCAGGTGCAGCTCCTGGACGACAGGAAGCTGGAGCTGTTGGTTCAG CCAAAGCTGTTGTCTCGTGAACTCCTGGATTTGGTCTCATCGCATTTTAACCTGAAAGAGAAGGAATACTTTGGATTCACCTATGTGGATGACAC CGGCCAGTGCAAATGGCTGCAGCTGGACCGCAGAGTGCTGGAACACGACTTCTCCAAGAAATCTGGGCCTATTGCGCTTCAGTTCCTGGTGAG GTTTTACATAGAGAGTATTTCGCTTCTAAAGGAGCACACAACTGTGGAGTTATTCTTTCTGAATGCCAAGTCCGCCATCTATAAT GGTGACATTGAGGTGGAGAGTGAGCTGGTTTTTAAATTAGCTGCTCATGCATTGCAG gAATCTAAAGGAGACTATACAAG TGATGAAAACACCATAGCAGATCTGAAGAAGCTTCCAGCATTGCCCACTAAAGTCCTGAAGGAGCATCCGTCTCTAGCATACTG CGAGGAGCGTGTGATTGAGCACTACAAGCTGTTGAAAGGACTCTCCAGAGGACAGGCCATTGTGCA GTATTTGACCCTGGTGGAGTCACTGCCCACATACGGAGTGCATTATTATGAAGtgaag GATAAACAAGGTATTCCATGGTGGCTGGGCATCAGCTATAAAGGCATTGGACAGTATGATCACCAAGATAAAGTAAAACCTCGAAAG CTCTTCCAGTGGAAGCAGTTGGAGAACTTGTACTTCAGAGAGAAGAAGTTTGCTGTGGAGGTGAATGATCCTCACAG GCGAACGGTGACTAAACGCACGTTTGGCCAGACGGGCCTGGTGATCCACACTTGGTATGCCAGTCACTCATTGATCAAAACCATCTGGGTCATGGCCATCAGCCAACACCAGTTCTACCTGAACAGAAAACAGTGCAAA GCAAAAATCACCACAGCCAGAAGTTTAGGAGACATCGCAGCTGACCTGACAGAGAACGGCGCATCAAAGATGAATAAACTGAGTGCAGGAGTGAAAAATCAGCTCATCATGGCCAGTAATGGGAGTCTGGTTTCAACAG GTTCGGCTGACTCTGAAATGAACGACGaccagaaaaaagaaaaacttgccgagttgagaaagaaagagagagagatccaGGATGTACTCAGCCAAAAACTAACAGAGCTGAAGGAAATATGCCTGCGAGAGGCT GAACTCACTGGCAAGCTCCCAAAAGAGTATCCTCTCATCAAAGGCGAAACCCCTCCTCATGTTCGGAGGAGAGTCGGGACGGCCTTCAAATTGGATGACCTTTTCCCATATAATGAG GATCCATACCTTAGAAATTTGGAGAGCCGCTTTGCGTTGCAGCAGAAAATCGTGGAGGCAGCCAAGAAGCTAGCTGCTGAGACTGACATCTCTAAATtagtgaggaaaaaaaggagGAGGAATTGTCTGGATGCCATGCAAAAGCTGCAGGAGATTGAGGATGAAATGAACCAATACAGACTGAAGAAAGGACAGAAACCCACACAGAGAGCTTCTGTGATCATAGCCG ATGAACTGGCTCAGTCCGAGTGCAGCTCCCTTTGTGATAGTCTTCCTCTAGATGACG aagATGATAACCAGAGGCCACGTTCCCGCTCCGTCCAGTGTTCCCCATGTCTCAGTCCTCCTCTGTCAGTATCCGGCCTGGAATATGACACTGAGAGACGATCCTCATCCAGCGAAACACACCACGATAGAGCTCTTAACAG ATTAGATCATGAGGTCCAAGGGTCGGGACATTATTACACCCCCCGAGAGGTGTTCTCTGCCCAAAGCAGTCCGTGTAAAACTTTACCTAGAATGCCGAAGGACCCTCGCAGCTTACCGCAAACCCCCGTCATGCCCCGTAATGCCTACAGCAGCAGCCAACTCAG GTCGGAAGGTCACATCCGTGCTTTTCGGCACCGCAGTGGCAGTTTGGAGTCTCAGTCGCAACTTCATTCTCACTGCGCAAACAAGTCGGCCTTCCCGCTGTCTCCCTCCCGTCGTAGCAATAGCACTGAGGTGTTGGACGACTGCTCGTCCTATAACAGCATGTCCAGCATGGACTACTGCCTCCCCTGCTCGGCCACTCCTCCCTACTCGCAATCCCACGACTACCGACTCCATCGCAAAGTGGAGATCTACGGCAATACAGGAAGCATGCCCAACTTGGTCCCTCAAAACTCCAGCTGTTATGGCTACCAGCAGAATCACTACGGCCCGACCGCATACTACGTGACTGGCTATCCCGGCTACGAATATGAGCCGTGTTCTAACGGAGCTTACGTTTATGAGAGTGAACTTGAGGGTCACTATAACATCAACCCCACTTACCCAGCACATGGTTACCAGGGTCGTAGTCGGAACAGACATTATGGAATAGAGGGGTCGGATAATTTGTCACAGAATCCATATGCCACTGTGAGGCCCCCTAGGGGAAGACAGGGACCACTGAATGAGGTGTTGACAAAGAACATGTACAAGGCTTTGGTGGCAGAGCATTTGAAGGGCTGGTACAATCGCAGTGCTGGGCACAAGGACCCAGGTACATATCAGCTAGTGTATACTTACAAATATGACCGAGGTTCTCAGCACAGCCTGGGGTACCAGACGCTGCCTGCACCCTTCAGCCACTCAAGCCGAACCAACTCGTTCTCCTCAG TGTCGTCTACTGCCAGTGGAGGGGGAAACTGGCAGAACCATTTAGCCATGGGTCTGACTGATGGTGAACTGCCAGACGGTCCCTTGAGCGCTGGGGCCTACAGTCCTTCATACAGTCGCAGTCCTACACACAGCAG
- the frmd4bb gene encoding FERM domain-containing protein 4B isoform X2 gives MAWGLVCGVEALLLRSGSFIWQIVVWMIRRCYLQRMRSCQQCLQTCFYLGEVYQMTEGRLCQVQLLDDRKLELLVQPKLLSRELLDLVSSHFNLKEKEYFGFTYVDDTGQCKWLQLDRRVLEHDFSKKSGPIALQFLVRFYIESISLLKEHTTVELFFLNAKSAIYNGDIEVESELVFKLAAHALQESKGDYTSDENTIADLKKLPALPTKVLKEHPSLAYCEERVIEHYKLLKGLSRGQAIVQYLTLVESLPTYGVHYYEVKDKQGIPWWLGISYKGIGQYDHQDKVKPRKLFQWKQLENLYFREKKFAVEVNDPHRRTVTKRTFGQTGLVIHTWYASHSLIKTIWVMAISQHQFYLNRKQCKAKITTARSLGDIAADLTENGASKMNKLSAGVKNQLIMASNGSLVSTGSADSEMNDDQKKEKLAELRKKEREIQDVLSQKLTELKEICLREAELTGKLPKEYPLIKGETPPHVRRRVGTAFKLDDLFPYNEDPYLRNLESRFALQQKIVEAAKKLAAETDISKLVRKKRRRNCLDAMQKLQEIEDEMNQYRLKKGQKPTQRASVIIADELAQSECSSLCDSLPLDDEDDNQRPRSRSVQCSPCLSPPLSVSGLEYDTERRSSSSETHHDRALNRLDHEVQGSGHYYTPREVFSAQSSPCKTLPRMPKDPRSLPQTPVMPRNAYSSSQLRSEGHIRAFRHRSGSLESQSQLHSHCANKSAFPLSPSRRSNSTEVLDDCSSYNSMSSMDYCLPCSATPPYSQSHDYRLHRKVEIYGNTGSMPNLVPQNSSCYGYQQNHYGPTAYYVTGYPGYEYEPCSNGAYVYESELEGHYNINPTYPAHGYQGRSRNRHYGIEGSDNLSQNPYATVRPPRGRQGPLNEVLTKNMYKALVAEHLKGWYNRSAGHKDPGTYQLVYTYKYDRGSQHSLGYQTLPAPFSHSSRTNSFSSVSSTASGGGNWQNHLAMGLTDGELPDGPLSAGAYSPSYSRSPTHSRFPSESAASHTSDPGEVFGAMASCSDADH, from the exons ATGGCTTGGGGTTTAGTATGTGGGGTGGAAGCTCTGCTGCTGCGAAGTGGCAGTTTCATATGGCAGATCGTCGTGTGGATGATCCGGAGGTGTTACCTGCAGAGGATGAGATCATGCCAGCAGTGCCTACAAACTTGCTTCTATTTGGGCGAAGTCTATCAG ATGACCGAGGGACGACTCTGCCAGGTGCAGCTCCTGGACGACAGGAAGCTGGAGCTGTTGGTTCAG CCAAAGCTGTTGTCTCGTGAACTCCTGGATTTGGTCTCATCGCATTTTAACCTGAAAGAGAAGGAATACTTTGGATTCACCTATGTGGATGACAC CGGCCAGTGCAAATGGCTGCAGCTGGACCGCAGAGTGCTGGAACACGACTTCTCCAAGAAATCTGGGCCTATTGCGCTTCAGTTCCTGGTGAG GTTTTACATAGAGAGTATTTCGCTTCTAAAGGAGCACACAACTGTGGAGTTATTCTTTCTGAATGCCAAGTCCGCCATCTATAAT GGTGACATTGAGGTGGAGAGTGAGCTGGTTTTTAAATTAGCTGCTCATGCATTGCAG gAATCTAAAGGAGACTATACAAG TGATGAAAACACCATAGCAGATCTGAAGAAGCTTCCAGCATTGCCCACTAAAGTCCTGAAGGAGCATCCGTCTCTAGCATACTG CGAGGAGCGTGTGATTGAGCACTACAAGCTGTTGAAAGGACTCTCCAGAGGACAGGCCATTGTGCA GTATTTGACCCTGGTGGAGTCACTGCCCACATACGGAGTGCATTATTATGAAGtgaag GATAAACAAGGTATTCCATGGTGGCTGGGCATCAGCTATAAAGGCATTGGACAGTATGATCACCAAGATAAAGTAAAACCTCGAAAG CTCTTCCAGTGGAAGCAGTTGGAGAACTTGTACTTCAGAGAGAAGAAGTTTGCTGTGGAGGTGAATGATCCTCACAG GCGAACGGTGACTAAACGCACGTTTGGCCAGACGGGCCTGGTGATCCACACTTGGTATGCCAGTCACTCATTGATCAAAACCATCTGGGTCATGGCCATCAGCCAACACCAGTTCTACCTGAACAGAAAACAGTGCAAA GCAAAAATCACCACAGCCAGAAGTTTAGGAGACATCGCAGCTGACCTGACAGAGAACGGCGCATCAAAGATGAATAAACTGAGTGCAGGAGTGAAAAATCAGCTCATCATGGCCAGTAATGGGAGTCTGGTTTCAACAG GTTCGGCTGACTCTGAAATGAACGACGaccagaaaaaagaaaaacttgccgagttgagaaagaaagagagagagatccaGGATGTACTCAGCCAAAAACTAACAGAGCTGAAGGAAATATGCCTGCGAGAGGCT GAACTCACTGGCAAGCTCCCAAAAGAGTATCCTCTCATCAAAGGCGAAACCCCTCCTCATGTTCGGAGGAGAGTCGGGACGGCCTTCAAATTGGATGACCTTTTCCCATATAATGAG GATCCATACCTTAGAAATTTGGAGAGCCGCTTTGCGTTGCAGCAGAAAATCGTGGAGGCAGCCAAGAAGCTAGCTGCTGAGACTGACATCTCTAAATtagtgaggaaaaaaaggagGAGGAATTGTCTGGATGCCATGCAAAAGCTGCAGGAGATTGAGGATGAAATGAACCAATACAGACTGAAGAAAGGACAGAAACCCACACAGAGAGCTTCTGTGATCATAGCCG ATGAACTGGCTCAGTCCGAGTGCAGCTCCCTTTGTGATAGTCTTCCTCTAGATGACG aagATGATAACCAGAGGCCACGTTCCCGCTCCGTCCAGTGTTCCCCATGTCTCAGTCCTCCTCTGTCAGTATCCGGCCTGGAATATGACACTGAGAGACGATCCTCATCCAGCGAAACACACCACGATAGAGCTCTTAACAG ATTAGATCATGAGGTCCAAGGGTCGGGACATTATTACACCCCCCGAGAGGTGTTCTCTGCCCAAAGCAGTCCGTGTAAAACTTTACCTAGAATGCCGAAGGACCCTCGCAGCTTACCGCAAACCCCCGTCATGCCCCGTAATGCCTACAGCAGCAGCCAACTCAG GTCGGAAGGTCACATCCGTGCTTTTCGGCACCGCAGTGGCAGTTTGGAGTCTCAGTCGCAACTTCATTCTCACTGCGCAAACAAGTCGGCCTTCCCGCTGTCTCCCTCCCGTCGTAGCAATAGCACTGAGGTGTTGGACGACTGCTCGTCCTATAACAGCATGTCCAGCATGGACTACTGCCTCCCCTGCTCGGCCACTCCTCCCTACTCGCAATCCCACGACTACCGACTCCATCGCAAAGTGGAGATCTACGGCAATACAGGAAGCATGCCCAACTTGGTCCCTCAAAACTCCAGCTGTTATGGCTACCAGCAGAATCACTACGGCCCGACCGCATACTACGTGACTGGCTATCCCGGCTACGAATATGAGCCGTGTTCTAACGGAGCTTACGTTTATGAGAGTGAACTTGAGGGTCACTATAACATCAACCCCACTTACCCAGCACATGGTTACCAGGGTCGTAGTCGGAACAGACATTATGGAATAGAGGGGTCGGATAATTTGTCACAGAATCCATATGCCACTGTGAGGCCCCCTAGGGGAAGACAGGGACCACTGAATGAGGTGTTGACAAAGAACATGTACAAGGCTTTGGTGGCAGAGCATTTGAAGGGCTGGTACAATCGCAGTGCTGGGCACAAGGACCCAGGTACATATCAGCTAGTGTATACTTACAAATATGACCGAGGTTCTCAGCACAGCCTGGGGTACCAGACGCTGCCTGCACCCTTCAGCCACTCAAGCCGAACCAACTCGTTCTCCTCAG TGTCGTCTACTGCCAGTGGAGGGGGAAACTGGCAGAACCATTTAGCCATGGGTCTGACTGATGGTGAACTGCCAGACGGTCCCTTGAGCGCTGGGGCCTACAGTCCTTCATACAGTCGCAGTCCTACACACAGCAG